The following proteins come from a genomic window of Iamia sp. SCSIO 61187:
- a CDS encoding DoxX family protein — translation MEGLDIGIAGLRLVVGALVVGHGLGNLFGWFGGFGLDGTGAIFERLGLRPGRALAGVAGVVELGAGALLVAGLATPLAGAALVGLMVTTIRTAHRGKGPWYFNGGWEYNVTLLTVGAALAFTGPGDLSVDHALDLRPGTTGWGVAALVVGLASGVGALATRTGEAP, via the coding sequence ATGGAGGGACTAGACATCGGCATCGCCGGGCTGCGCCTGGTGGTCGGCGCCCTGGTCGTGGGGCACGGGCTGGGCAACCTGTTCGGGTGGTTCGGGGGCTTCGGCCTCGACGGCACCGGCGCCATCTTCGAGCGGCTCGGCCTGCGGCCCGGTCGGGCCCTGGCCGGCGTGGCCGGCGTCGTCGAGCTCGGTGCCGGCGCCCTCCTGGTGGCCGGGCTGGCGACCCCCCTGGCCGGCGCCGCTCTCGTCGGGCTGATGGTCACGACCATCCGCACCGCCCACCGGGGCAAGGGACCGTGGTACTTCAACGGCGGCTGGGAGTACAACGTCACCCTCCTGACCGTCGGCGCCGCCCTCGCCTTCACCGGGCCCGGCGACCTCTCGGTCGACCACGCCCTCGACCTCCGACCCGGCACGACCGGCTGGGGCGTCGCCGCCCTCGTCGTCGGCCTCGCCAGCGGGGTCGGCGCCCTCGCCACCCGGACCGGGGAGGCGCCCTGA
- a CDS encoding GNAT family N-acetyltransferase, giving the protein MTVRPATIDDVPSILGLVHDLAAYEREPDAVEATQGDLVAALFPPSATPTAFAHVAEVDGEVVGMAVWFVSFSTWTGRNGIWLEDLFVRPEHRGAGLGRDLLAALARVCIERGWRRLEWWVLDWNEPSIGFYRGLGATAEDEWTTYRLTGDALTTLAGGTTPSRPA; this is encoded by the coding sequence GTGACCGTGCGACCGGCGACCATCGACGACGTGCCCTCGATCCTGGGGCTGGTGCACGACCTGGCCGCCTACGAGCGCGAGCCCGACGCCGTCGAGGCCACCCAGGGCGACCTCGTCGCCGCCCTGTTCCCCCCGAGCGCCACGCCGACGGCCTTCGCCCACGTGGCCGAGGTCGACGGCGAGGTGGTGGGGATGGCCGTCTGGTTCGTGTCGTTCTCCACCTGGACCGGCCGGAACGGGATCTGGCTCGAGGACCTGTTCGTCCGGCCCGAGCACCGCGGGGCCGGGCTGGGCCGGGACCTGCTCGCCGCCCTCGCCCGGGTCTGCATCGAGCGGGGCTGGCGCCGGCTGGAGTGGTGGGTGCTCGACTGGAACGAGCCGAGCATCGGGTTCTACCGGGGCCTGGGCGCCACCGCCGAGGACGAGTGGACGACCTACCGCCTCACCGGCGACGCCCTGACCACCCTGGCCGGGGGCACGACGCCGTCCCGGCCGGCGTAG
- a CDS encoding sulfotransferase gives MGIRAMGERYSRPDWVRRMNAMGEAVGGAARMVPLVADHLLEHTRLTTGIDDPGDLGDGDWEGRLRALVDAVNGSALHVVGRMLTREELMRSLRTRFLVGERWRRDPSIADEVIEAPIVVTGPARSGTTILFELLGLDPGLRTPIATDVIHPVVPPGTSAEQVTAMTECEQELWADVQPEMASVHELRSDLPVECITLCAPSFAGSHWPMLLTDLGDWVPDVAMDLAWHRVVLQTVQHGRPPQRWLLKTPGYLMMLDDLLAAYPDACIVMTHRDPAKTMPSTVSTVAMVQWLRTDHVELDVVAPLIGALFADALTTVGRRRLDGSLGAPFGDVRFAELMADPVAAVAGAYAGIGRELTAEHAAAIEAYLRDKPRGKHGTHRYTAEEWGFDAEVLHRDLAEYMAQFDVEPEA, from the coding sequence GCGGCGCGGCGCGCATGGTGCCGCTGGTGGCCGACCACCTCCTCGAGCACACCCGCCTCACGACGGGCATCGACGACCCGGGGGACCTCGGCGACGGGGACTGGGAGGGCCGCCTCCGGGCGCTCGTCGACGCCGTGAACGGCAGCGCCCTCCACGTCGTGGGCCGGATGCTGACCCGCGAGGAGCTGATGCGCAGCCTGCGCACCCGCTTCCTGGTCGGCGAGCGGTGGCGCCGGGATCCGAGCATCGCCGACGAGGTGATCGAGGCACCGATCGTCGTCACCGGCCCGGCCCGGTCGGGCACCACCATCCTCTTCGAGCTGCTGGGCCTCGACCCCGGCCTGCGGACCCCGATCGCCACCGACGTGATCCACCCGGTGGTCCCGCCGGGGACGTCGGCGGAGCAGGTCACGGCCATGACCGAGTGCGAGCAGGAGCTGTGGGCCGACGTCCAGCCCGAGATGGCGTCGGTGCACGAGCTCCGGTCGGACCTCCCGGTCGAGTGCATCACCCTCTGCGCCCCGTCCTTCGCCGGCAGCCACTGGCCCATGCTCCTCACCGACCTGGGCGACTGGGTCCCCGACGTGGCCATGGACCTGGCCTGGCACCGCGTCGTCCTCCAGACCGTGCAGCACGGCCGCCCGCCCCAGCGGTGGCTGCTCAAGACGCCCGGCTACCTGATGATGCTCGACGACCTCCTCGCCGCCTACCCCGACGCCTGCATCGTCATGACGCACCGCGACCCGGCCAAGACCATGCCGTCGACGGTGAGCACCGTGGCCATGGTCCAGTGGCTGCGGACCGACCACGTCGAGCTCGACGTGGTCGCGCCGCTCATCGGGGCGCTCTTCGCCGACGCCCTCACCACCGTGGGCCGGCGGCGGCTCGACGGGTCGCTCGGCGCGCCCTTCGGTGACGTCCGCTTCGCCGAGCTCATGGCCGATCCGGTGGCCGCCGTCGCCGGGGCCTACGCCGGGATCGGCCGGGAGCTGACCGCCGAGCACGCGGCGGCGATCGAGGCCTACCTGCGGGACAAGCCCCGCGGGAAGCACGGCACGCACCGCTACACGGCCGAGGAGTGGGGCTTCGACGCCGAGGTCCTCCACCGCGACCTGGCCGAGTACATGGCCCAGTTCGACGTCGAGCCCGAGGCGTAG
- a CDS encoding DUF1214 domain-containing protein, with protein sequence MTESQDAWAELLATLAEVGERFAGEEWGLTDPTDVAEGYRVLLHHLGTGIETQLEQDAAHPTLRPITTPWRKALGDNADAIYHDARIDPRGTYRLRGRTGGAVYVSITVEAGAEEGAFPTGTVGVLNDTAFDVGPDGSFDVLVGGRQPASGPHGWLPLADDASRLTLRHYWEDDEPPATPPAPDLGLSFELVAGDVPAATAAPTDATVAAAIRRMATYVRGRTVESIAKPGAGDPPAFVSRVPHVFPAPTLPGTHALAAADAHYSMAPYLLGPDEALVVTMPRWPECRLASVSLWNRQMQTYDYLRGRVSLNRRQAVAAEDGSVRIVLAHRDPGVPNWLTTEGRPFGLLFWRFFLAEGPIATPTAEVVPEGSLAGPSPPRP encoded by the coding sequence ATGACCGAGAGCCAGGACGCCTGGGCCGAGCTGCTGGCCACGCTCGCCGAGGTCGGCGAGCGCTTCGCCGGCGAGGAGTGGGGCCTGACCGACCCCACCGACGTGGCCGAGGGGTACCGAGTGCTCCTCCACCACCTGGGCACCGGCATCGAGACCCAGCTGGAGCAGGACGCCGCCCACCCGACCCTGCGCCCGATCACCACCCCGTGGCGCAAGGCGCTGGGCGACAACGCCGACGCCATCTACCACGACGCCCGCATCGACCCCCGGGGCACGTACCGGCTGCGGGGGAGGACGGGCGGGGCGGTCTACGTGTCCATCACCGTCGAGGCCGGCGCCGAGGAGGGGGCCTTCCCCACCGGCACGGTCGGCGTGCTCAACGACACCGCCTTCGACGTCGGCCCCGACGGTTCGTTCGACGTGCTCGTCGGTGGCCGCCAGCCCGCGTCCGGGCCCCACGGGTGGCTGCCGCTGGCCGACGACGCGTCCCGCCTCACCCTGCGCCACTACTGGGAGGACGACGAGCCCCCGGCCACCCCGCCGGCGCCCGACCTCGGTCTCTCGTTCGAGCTGGTGGCCGGCGACGTGCCGGCCGCGACGGCGGCGCCGACCGACGCGACCGTCGCCGCCGCCATCCGCCGCATGGCCACCTACGTGCGCGGCCGCACCGTCGAGAGCATCGCCAAGCCCGGCGCGGGCGACCCCCCGGCGTTCGTGTCCCGGGTCCCCCACGTGTTCCCGGCCCCGACCCTGCCGGGCACCCACGCCCTGGCGGCGGCCGACGCCCACTACTCGATGGCGCCGTACCTCCTCGGCCCCGACGAGGCGCTGGTGGTGACGATGCCGCGGTGGCCCGAGTGCCGGCTGGCCAGCGTCTCGCTCTGGAACCGCCAGATGCAGACCTACGACTACCTGCGGGGTCGGGTCAGCCTGAACCGACGCCAGGCGGTGGCGGCCGAGGACGGGTCGGTGCGGATCGTGCTGGCCCACCGCGACCCGGGCGTGCCCAACTGGCTCACCACCGAGGGGCGGCCCTTCGGCCTCCTCTTCTGGAGGTTCTTCCTGGCCGAGGGCCCCATCGCCACCCCCACGGCCGAGGTCGTCCCCGAGGGCTCCCTGGCCGGGCCGAGCCCTCCCCGCCCGTAG
- a CDS encoding TetR/AcrR family transcriptional regulator gives MDDASRNGPQSAPIPVDLRTGPARPRRADAERNRARLLDAARALVAEQGLEGTTMDALAARAGVGKGTVYRAFGSRGGVAEALVDAVEHRLQGAILDGPPPLGRGAPPEERIAAFADAFLRMVEDEAEVLVEVDHGAPGRRFGTGAYAFWGTHLSGLAREAGCRQPDIVAELVLGLLAADLHRHLRDDLAFGPITRRRETVAAVRAVVADSVARAP, from the coding sequence GTGGATGATGCCTCCAGAAACGGACCGCAGTCCGCTCCTATTCCGGTCGATCTCCGGACCGGCCCGGCTCGACCGCGACGGGCCGACGCCGAGCGCAACCGCGCCCGCCTCCTCGACGCGGCCCGGGCCCTCGTGGCCGAGCAGGGCCTGGAGGGCACGACGATGGACGCGCTGGCGGCGCGGGCCGGCGTGGGCAAGGGCACGGTGTACCGGGCGTTCGGGAGCCGGGGCGGGGTGGCCGAGGCCCTCGTCGACGCGGTCGAGCACCGGCTCCAGGGCGCCATCCTGGACGGCCCCCCGCCCCTCGGCCGCGGCGCTCCGCCCGAGGAGCGCATCGCCGCCTTCGCCGACGCCTTCCTCCGGATGGTCGAGGACGAGGCCGAGGTGCTGGTCGAGGTCGACCACGGCGCCCCCGGGCGCCGGTTCGGCACCGGCGCCTACGCCTTCTGGGGCACCCACCTGAGCGGGCTCGCCCGCGAGGCGGGGTGCCGCCAGCCCGACATCGTCGCCGAGCTGGTGCTGGGCCTGCTGGCGGCCGACCTCCACCGCCACCTGCGCGACGACCTGGCGTTCGGGCCGATCACCCGCCGGCGCGAGACCGTCGCCGCCGTCCGCGCCGTCGTCGCCGACTCCGTGGCCCGAGCGCCCTAG
- a CDS encoding SDR family NAD(P)-dependent oxidoreductase, whose protein sequence is MPTTFVVGAGPGIGTAVARRFAREGHAVGLLARSAATVDAAVAAVRAEGVRAAGATADVTVETGLAAALDELVASLGPPDVVVHNAALIRRDTVGELTSAQLLATFAVNVGGAVTTAAHLLPAMAERGSGTFVVTGGMPRGAPAFTSLSLGKAAVRALVELLAEQHGPAGVHVATVTVAGPVAPDSAFDPDEIADAFWDLHREPVGSWTEELLYAGRDGVVPPARVVRASPVRR, encoded by the coding sequence ATGCCCACCACCTTCGTCGTCGGCGCCGGACCCGGCATCGGCACCGCCGTGGCCCGCCGCTTCGCCCGCGAGGGGCACGCCGTCGGGCTCCTGGCCCGCTCCGCGGCGACCGTCGACGCCGCCGTCGCCGCCGTCCGGGCCGAGGGCGTCCGGGCGGCCGGCGCCACCGCCGACGTCACCGTCGAGACCGGCCTCGCCGCCGCCCTCGACGAGCTGGTGGCGTCGCTCGGGCCCCCCGACGTCGTGGTCCACAACGCCGCCCTGATCCGGCGCGACACCGTCGGGGAGCTCACCTCGGCCCAGCTCCTGGCCACCTTCGCCGTCAACGTCGGTGGGGCGGTGACCACCGCCGCCCACCTGCTGCCGGCGATGGCCGAGCGGGGCTCGGGCACCTTCGTGGTCACCGGTGGGATGCCTCGCGGCGCCCCCGCCTTCACCTCGCTCTCGCTGGGCAAGGCCGCGGTGCGGGCCCTCGTGGAGCTGCTCGCCGAGCAGCACGGTCCGGCCGGCGTCCACGTCGCCACCGTCACCGTCGCCGGACCGGTGGCGCCGGACAGCGCGTTCGACCCCGACGAGATCGCCGACGCCTTCTGGGACCTCCACCGCGAGCCGGTCGGATCCTGGACCGAGGAGCTCCTCTACGCCGGCCGGGACGGCGTCGTGCCCCCGGCCAGGGTGGTCAGGGCGTCGCCGGTGAGGCGGTAG
- a CDS encoding multidrug efflux SMR transporter has protein sequence MAWVLLLLAGALEIVFAASLGASDGFTRPVPSLAVVLFGAAAVVALSRTLATIPVGTAYAVFTAIGAVGTVLVGIVARDEPLTVGRALALTVVIAGVVGLRATETGAT, from the coding sequence ATGGCCTGGGTCCTGCTCCTGCTCGCCGGCGCCCTCGAGATCGTCTTCGCCGCCAGCCTGGGCGCGTCCGACGGCTTCACCCGACCGGTCCCCAGCCTGGCCGTCGTGCTCTTCGGCGCCGCCGCCGTCGTCGCCCTGTCCCGCACGCTCGCCACCATCCCGGTCGGCACCGCCTACGCCGTGTTCACCGCCATCGGTGCGGTGGGGACGGTGCTGGTGGGCATCGTCGCTCGCGACGAGCCGCTGACGGTCGGGCGGGCGCTGGCGCTGACCGTCGTCATCGCCGGGGTCGTCGGCCTCCGCGCCACCGAGACGGGAGCGACCTGA